The following DNA comes from Pseudomonadota bacterium.
CGCAGGCCAGAAGCGCGGCAGTTCCTCTCCAGAGGGGCTGGGCTGAGATGCATTCGGGTGGCCGGAGCGCATCTGACTGAGTAAATGGTGCTCTGACCGAGAGGTCGTTGCAACGCACACGGGCCACAGCGGGGGTCGCCCCGTCTCTAGCGCGAAAGCACGGCGCTGATCACGCCGGCCGGCATTCGCGAAGCGGCCAGAAAGACAGCGGACAACGTCCGTCGGGTGTCACCGCCCTCGCCCTGGAGCAGAGCCTCCAGGGCGTCTTTCGTTCTCACGCTTCCCGCCAGGCCGAAGAAGGCCCTTGAACTCCCTTCAAGCCCTGCGGTAGAATGGGCAGGTGAGACGCTACCTGGCTTTAGGAGCCGCCTTCCTTCTCCTGTCTGCAACGGCTCGGGCCGACGCAGGCTTTGCCATTCACCAGATCCGGCCAGGCGAGACCCTCCCCGTCATCGCAGAGACCAGCGGCTCGAGCGTGCAAGCGCTTCTCGAGGCAAACCCCGACATCGATGCGCACGCGCTGCAGCCTGGCACGACGATACGCATCCCGGCGAACGACCGCTGGCTCCACTACAC
Coding sequences within:
- a CDS encoding LysM peptidoglycan-binding domain-containing protein, which encodes MRRYLALGAAFLLLSATARADAGFAIHQIRPGETLPVIAETSGSSVQALLEANPDIDAHALQPGTTIRIPANDRWLHYTVVRGDTMFAVARRFDTTVEEIRTASRLDGTQLEVGNTPTEVIDRADEALYYVKEHGRDNVAVFEQLVASGKL